The following coding sequences are from one Bacteroidales bacterium window:
- a CDS encoding transketolase C-terminal domain-containing protein, producing the protein MTDFINKGNKPTGSGFGEGLLKAAEINSNIVALGADITASVKVNAFAEKFPERFFSLGIAEQNCVGAAVGLAMAGKIPVFSTYAVFSALRTTDQIRVSVCYNNLHVIIGGAHAGISVGPDGATHQALEDIAMMRVLPNMTVLSPCDATQTKLATIAALTKIKGPVYIRYGREAMPDFTDAKQNFEIGKGQILREGTDVTIFATGHMTWEALQAAITLEKKGISVQVVNIHTIKPIDKDLIISCAQKTKAIVTAEEHQVYGGFGSAIAEVLAKHFPVPIEFIGMNDSFGESGKPSELMEKYGMTANQICSAVEKVLNRKKSK; encoded by the coding sequence ATGACCGATTTTATCAACAAAGGCAATAAACCTACCGGCAGCGGTTTCGGCGAAGGCTTACTTAAAGCTGCTGAAATCAATTCAAATATAGTTGCTCTTGGTGCCGACATTACAGCTTCAGTAAAAGTAAATGCTTTTGCGGAAAAATTTCCTGAACGTTTTTTTTCCCTCGGTATCGCAGAACAAAATTGTGTTGGTGCTGCTGTCGGTCTTGCTATGGCCGGAAAAATACCGGTGTTCAGCACTTATGCTGTTTTTTCTGCATTACGCACTACTGACCAGATAAGAGTTTCTGTTTGCTATAATAATCTGCATGTAATAATTGGTGGTGCTCATGCCGGAATCAGTGTAGGTCCCGATGGCGCTACACATCAGGCATTGGAAGATATTGCCATGATGCGTGTACTACCAAATATGACTGTTCTATCACCATGCGATGCAACTCAAACAAAACTTGCAACTATCGCTGCTCTGACAAAAATCAAAGGTCCTGTTTACATTCGCTACGGACGTGAAGCTATGCCCGATTTCACTGATGCAAAACAAAATTTTGAAATTGGCAAAGGACAAATTCTTCGCGAAGGTACCGATGTTACAATTTTCGCTACAGGCCACATGACGTGGGAAGCACTACAAGCAGCAATCACTTTAGAAAAAAAAGGAATCAGTGTTCAGGTTGTAAATATTCACACCATTAAACCAATAGATAAAGATTTAATTATTTCATGCGCGCAAAAAACAAAAGCAATCGTAACTGCTGAAGAACACCAGGTTTACGGTGGTTTCGGAAGCGCAATTGCCGAAGTGTTGGCAAAACATTTTCCTGTTCCAATTGAATTTATCGGGATGAATGATTCTTTTGGTGAAAGTGGTAAACCTTCTGAACTAATGGAAAAATATGGAATGACAGCAAATCAAATTTGTTCTGCAGTTGAAAAAGTTTTAAATAGAAAAAAATCAAAATGA